The following coding sequences lie in one Acipenser ruthenus chromosome 47, fAciRut3.2 maternal haplotype, whole genome shotgun sequence genomic window:
- the LOC131721047 gene encoding lipoprotein lipase-like isoform X2 codes for MTSEVSLCLVLLVLSVAAFPAASVVKGSPSPTAADNSLHLEGKNTYTEDFNSVLTKFSLRSPSAPEEDVCYINPGNADALSACNFNLTSKTFLVIHGWTVSGMFESWISKLVAALYEREHDANVIVVDWLNRAHQHYPVAAENTKLVGQDIARFIDWMEEKVNFPLDNVHLIGYSLGAHVAGFAGSHASNKVGRITGLDPAGPVFEGTHAQGRLSPDDAHFVDVLHTFTRGSLGLSIGIQQPVGHVDIYPNGGSFQPGCNLRGALENIASHGIFGFSEAVKCEHERSIHLFIDSLLHEQQPSKAYRCSSKEMFDRGFCLSCRKNRCNNVGYDVNQVRNRRSARMYTRTRAAMPFRVYHYQLKIHFSSKFNRSEIEPTLTVSLYGTKGDAENLNLNIHKISSNKTHSFLLVTEVDIGDLLMMQFRWEASSSWSSSSLLNMVSSWWSDETPSNSDLAIHKIRVKAGESQKKMVFCSKDSPEFAPAQEVIFVRCQDGWDKSSKRHVTKKH; via the exons ATGACAAGTGAAGTTTCTTTATGTCTGGTCCTGCTTGTGTTGAGCGTCGCTGCGTTCCCAGCTGCCTCTGTGGTAAAAGGCAGCCCCAGTCCTACTGCTGCTG ataactCCTTGCACCTAGAAGGAAAGAATACCTACACTGAGGATTTTAACTCTGTCCTGACCAAGTTCTCCCTGCGCAGTCCTTCAGCTCCAGAGGAGGATGTGTGTTACATTAACCCGGGCAATGCAGACGCACTCAGTGCCTGCAACTTCAACCTCACCTCCAAAACCTTCCTGGTTATCCATGGATGGACG GTTAGCGGGATGTTTGAAAGCTGGATTTCGAAGCTGGTCGCAGCTCTGTATGAACGGGAGCACGATGCCAATGTGATTGTGGTAGACTGGCTGAACCGTGCCCACCAGCACTACCCTGTTGCTGCTGAGAACACCAAGCTGGTGGGACAGGACATTGCCCGCTTCATAGACTGGATGGAG GAGAAAGTAAACTTTCCTCTTGACAACGTTCACCTTATTGGCTACAGTCTGGGTGCACATGTGGCAGGGTTTGCAGGAAGCCACGCCTCCAACAAAGTTGGAAGAATAACTG GTCTAGACCCGGCGGGCCCTGTGTTCGAGGGAACTCATGCTCAAGGCCGTCTGTCCCCGGACGATGCACATTTCGTGGACGTGCTGCACACCTTCACCCGTGGCTCTCTGGGACTGAGCATCGGCATCCAGCAGCCCGTGGGTCACGTAGACATCTACCCCAACGGAGGGAGCTTCCAGCCAGGCTGCAACCTGAGAGGGGCCCTGGAGAACATCGCCAGCCACGGCATCTTTG GCTTCTCGGAGGCAGTGAAGTGTGAGCACGAGCGCTCCATCCACTTGTTCATCGACTCCCTGCTTCACGAGCAGCAGCCCAGCAAGGCGTaccgctgcagcagcaaagaGATGTTCGACCGCGGCTTCTGCCTCAGCTGCCGCAAGAACCGCTGCAACAACGTCGGCTACGACGTGAACCAGGTCCGCAACCGCAGGAGCGCCAGGATGTACACCAGGACCAGGGCTGCCATGCCATTCAGAG tctacCACTATCAGTTGAAGATTCACTTCTCCAGCAAATTTAACCGCTCCGAGATCGAGCCCACGCTTACAGTGTCCCTCTACGGAACGAAAGGAGATGCAGAGAACCTTAATCTAAACAT ACACAAGATCTCTTCCAACAAGACCCACTCCTTTCTGCTGGTGACAGAGGTGGATATCGGGGACCTGCTGATGATGCAGTTCAGGTGGGAGGCCTCCTCCAGCTggtcctcctcctctctcctcaacaTGGTGTCGTCCTGGTGGTCAGACGAGACCCCATCGAACTCCGACCTGGCGATCCATAAAATCCGGGTCAAAGCTGGGGAGTCACAGAAGAA GATGGTTTTCTGCTCTAAAGATTCCCCTGAATTTGCTCCGGCTCAAGAGGTCATTTTTGTCAGGTGTCAGGATGGATGGGACAAATCATCAAAAAG ACATGTGACAAAGAAGCATTGA
- the LOC131721047 gene encoding lipoprotein lipase-like isoform X1, whose amino-acid sequence MTSEVSLCLVLLVLSVAAFPAASVVKGSPSPTAADNSLHLEGKNTYTEDFNSVLTKFSLRSPSAPEEDVCYINPGNADALSACNFNLTSKTFLVIHGWTVSGMFESWISKLVAALYEREHDANVIVVDWLNRAHQHYPVAAENTKLVGQDIARFIDWMEEKVNFPLDNVHLIGYSLGAHVAGFAGSHASNKVGRITGLDPAGPVFEGTHAQGRLSPDDAHFVDVLHTFTRGSLGLSIGIQQPVGHVDIYPNGGSFQPGCNLRGALENIASHGIFGFSEAVKCEHERSIHLFIDSLLHEQQPSKAYRCSSKEMFDRGFCLSCRKNRCNNVGYDVNQVRNRRSARMYTRTRAAMPFRVYHYQLKIHFSSKFNRSEIEPTLTVSLYGTKGDAENLNLNIRHKISSNKTHSFLLVTEVDIGDLLMMQFRWEASSSWSSSSLLNMVSSWWSDETPSNSDLAIHKIRVKAGESQKKMVFCSKDSPEFAPAQEVIFVRCQDGWDKSSKRHVTKKH is encoded by the exons ATGACAAGTGAAGTTTCTTTATGTCTGGTCCTGCTTGTGTTGAGCGTCGCTGCGTTCCCAGCTGCCTCTGTGGTAAAAGGCAGCCCCAGTCCTACTGCTGCTG ataactCCTTGCACCTAGAAGGAAAGAATACCTACACTGAGGATTTTAACTCTGTCCTGACCAAGTTCTCCCTGCGCAGTCCTTCAGCTCCAGAGGAGGATGTGTGTTACATTAACCCGGGCAATGCAGACGCACTCAGTGCCTGCAACTTCAACCTCACCTCCAAAACCTTCCTGGTTATCCATGGATGGACG GTTAGCGGGATGTTTGAAAGCTGGATTTCGAAGCTGGTCGCAGCTCTGTATGAACGGGAGCACGATGCCAATGTGATTGTGGTAGACTGGCTGAACCGTGCCCACCAGCACTACCCTGTTGCTGCTGAGAACACCAAGCTGGTGGGACAGGACATTGCCCGCTTCATAGACTGGATGGAG GAGAAAGTAAACTTTCCTCTTGACAACGTTCACCTTATTGGCTACAGTCTGGGTGCACATGTGGCAGGGTTTGCAGGAAGCCACGCCTCCAACAAAGTTGGAAGAATAACTG GTCTAGACCCGGCGGGCCCTGTGTTCGAGGGAACTCATGCTCAAGGCCGTCTGTCCCCGGACGATGCACATTTCGTGGACGTGCTGCACACCTTCACCCGTGGCTCTCTGGGACTGAGCATCGGCATCCAGCAGCCCGTGGGTCACGTAGACATCTACCCCAACGGAGGGAGCTTCCAGCCAGGCTGCAACCTGAGAGGGGCCCTGGAGAACATCGCCAGCCACGGCATCTTTG GCTTCTCGGAGGCAGTGAAGTGTGAGCACGAGCGCTCCATCCACTTGTTCATCGACTCCCTGCTTCACGAGCAGCAGCCCAGCAAGGCGTaccgctgcagcagcaaagaGATGTTCGACCGCGGCTTCTGCCTCAGCTGCCGCAAGAACCGCTGCAACAACGTCGGCTACGACGTGAACCAGGTCCGCAACCGCAGGAGCGCCAGGATGTACACCAGGACCAGGGCTGCCATGCCATTCAGAG tctacCACTATCAGTTGAAGATTCACTTCTCCAGCAAATTTAACCGCTCCGAGATCGAGCCCACGCTTACAGTGTCCCTCTACGGAACGAAAGGAGATGCAGAGAACCTTAATCTAAACAT CAGACACAAGATCTCTTCCAACAAGACCCACTCCTTTCTGCTGGTGACAGAGGTGGATATCGGGGACCTGCTGATGATGCAGTTCAGGTGGGAGGCCTCCTCCAGCTggtcctcctcctctctcctcaacaTGGTGTCGTCCTGGTGGTCAGACGAGACCCCATCGAACTCCGACCTGGCGATCCATAAAATCCGGGTCAAAGCTGGGGAGTCACAGAAGAA GATGGTTTTCTGCTCTAAAGATTCCCCTGAATTTGCTCCGGCTCAAGAGGTCATTTTTGTCAGGTGTCAGGATGGATGGGACAAATCATCAAAAAG ACATGTGACAAAGAAGCATTGA
- the LOC117963032 gene encoding lipoprotein lipase produces the protein MGREKNALLAIVLIYLLKTCASLSNTTTEATFLTNSTEWVVDYSSIESKFSLRTPEVPDDDTCYLVPGQPETIAQCKFNQTIKTFVVIHGWTVTGLFESWIPKLVAALYEREPHSNVIVVDWLHRAQQHYPTSAAYTELVGQDVAKFVDWMESQINYPLEMFHLLGYSLGAHVAGIAGSLTNNKVNRITGLDPAGPTFEYAEEQRRLSPDDANFVDVLHTYTRGSPDRSIGIQKPVGHVDIYPNGGVFQPGCDLHKAMLMIAANGFADMDQIVKCSHERSIHLFIDSLLNEEKPSMAYRCNTKEAFDKGLCLSCRKNRCNTLGYDVNKVRNKRSARMYLKTREVMPYKVFHFQIKVHFFNRINISFTDQPILLSLYGTHNEVQDIALSIPDMSTNKTISFLVTTDVDIGDLLMVKMKWEKDSYFGWSDWWGSNDFKIRKLRVKAGETQEKVVFSAKDGEFADLKRGGDVSIFVKSKEDQVRKRHARHHERKRHAKRWMNSN, from the exons ATGGGAAgagaaaaaaatgctttattggcgaTTGTATTGATATACTTGTTAAAAACGTGCGCAAGTCTTTCAAATACTACAACTGAAGCAACCTTTTTAA CAAACAGCACGGAGTGGGTTGTAGACTACAGCAGCATCGAATCCAAGTTCTCTCTGCGCACGCCTGAAGTTCCTGACGATGACACCTGTTACCTGGTCCCGGGGCAACCTGAGACCATCGCGCAATGCAAATTCAACCAGACCATAAAGACCTTCGTGGTCATCCACGGGTGGACG GTGACTGGGCTGTTTGAGAGTTGGATCCCCAAGCTGGTGGCAGCGCTGTACGAGAGAGAGCCCCACTCCAACGTGATCGTGGTGGACTGGCTGCACCGAGCGCAGCAGCACTACCCCACCTCTGCTGCGTACACCGAGCTAGTGGGGCAAGATGTGGCCAAGTTCGTGGACTGGATGGAG AGTCAAATAAACTACCCTTTGGAGATGTTTCATCTGCTCGGGTATAGTCTCGGAGCTCACGTTGCTGGCATTGCCGGCAGTCTCACAAACAACAAGGTCAACCGAATCACAG GCCTCGATCCGGCCGGCCCCACGTTTGAGTACGCGGAGGAGCAGCGGCGACTGTCCCCGGACGATGCTAACTTTGTGGATGTGCTGCACACCTACACCAGGGGCTCCCCCGACCGGAGCATTGGTATCCAGAAGCCAGTGGGCCACGTTGATATCTACCCCAATGGGGGGGTCTTCCAGCCAGGCTGTGATCTGCACAAAGCCATGCTCATGATTGCTGCCAATGGatttgcag ATATGGACCAGATCGTGAAATGCTCCCATGAACGCTCCATCCACCTGTTCATTGATTCGCTGTTGAACGAGGAGAAGCCGAGCATGGCATACCGCTGCAACACCAAGGAAGCCTTCGACAAGGGGCTCTGCCTGAGCTGCCGCAAGAACCGCTGCAACACCCTGGGCTACGACGTCAACAAAGTGAGAAACAAGAGGAGCGCCAGGATGTATCTGAAGACCAGGGAGGTGATGCCTTACAAAG TTTTCCACTTTCAGATCAAGGTGCATTTCTTCAACAGGATAAACATCTCCTTCACAGATCAGCCAATCCTGTTGTCTCTGTATGGGACACATAATGAAGTCCAGGACATTGCCCTCTCCAT acctgACATGTCAACCAACAAAACCATCTCGTTCCTGGTGACCACCGATGTGGACATTGGAGACCTTCTCATGGTGAAGATGAAATGGGAGAAGGATTCCTACTTCGGCTGGTCCGACTGGTGGGGAAGCAACGACTTCAAGATCCGCAAGCTCAGAGTGAAGGCGGGAGAAACGCAAGAAAA ggTGGTGTTCAGTGCCAAAGATGGTGAGTTTGCAGATCTGAAGAGAGGAGGGGACGTTTCTATCTTTGTGAAATCTAAAGAAGACCAGGTTCGCAAGAGGCATGCAAG gcaTCACGAACGCAAAAGACATGCTAAGCGCTGGATGAACTCCAATTGA